The Bradyrhizobium diazoefficiens genome contains the following window.
GCGGCCAAACACGGGGAGAGACGGGCATGCGGCTTAATTCAATGCGTCTTGATTCAAAGCGCCTTGGCCGCGCCAATCTCGACCGGCTGCCGCCGGCCATCCGCCGCCCGGCCTATGACCGTTCGCGCATCACACCCGGTATCGTGCATCTCGGCCTCGGCGCGTTTCATCGCGCCCACCAGGCCGTCGTCATCGACGATTGCCTTGCCGCAGGCAGCAGCGCCTGGGGCATCGTCGGCGCGAGTCTGCGCAGTCCCGACACGCGCGACGCCCTCGCCCCGCAGGATCATCTCTATACGGTTGCCGTGCGTGCCACTGAGGGCACCGAGCATCGCGTGATCGGCGCGCTGCTCGACAGCGTCGTCGCGCGCGAGAAGCCGGCCGCGTTGGTCGAGCGGATGGCCGATCCCGCCATCCGCATCGTCTCGCTGACTGTCACCGAGAAGGGCTATTGCCACAGGCCGCAGACCGGCGATCTCGACGAGCGGCATCCGGACATCGAGCACGATCTCAACAATTTCGACGCACCGCGCTCCGCGCCCGGCTTCATCGTGGCGGCGCTGGCGCGCCGGCGAGCGCAGGGGCTTTCACCGTTCACCATGCTGTGCTGCGACAATCTCGCCGCCAACGGCCATACCGTGCAACGGATCGTCACGCAATTCGCAGCACTTCGGTCGAAGGATCTCGGCAAGTGGATCGCGGACAACGTCGCCTTCCCCTGCACTATGGTCGACCGCATCGTGCCGGAAACGCTAGAGGCCGACCGTGATGCGGTCGCCGCTGCGCTCGGCCTGCGCGACGCATGGCCGGTCATGACCGAGCCGTTCACGCAATGGGTGGTCGAGGATCGCTTCTCGGCCGGAAGACCCGATCTCGCCGCCGCGGGCGTCGAACTCGTCAGCGACGTCAAGCCGTTCGAGCTGATGAAGCTGCGGCTGCTGAACGCCAGCCATTCGGCGCTCGCTTATCTCGGTTATCTCGCCGGCTACGAGACCATCGCCGACACCATGCAGGATCCGCATTTCGCGCGGCTGGCCGCGCAGGTGATGGAAGAGGCCGCGGTGACGCTGACGATGCCTGTTGGCACCGATCTCGCTGCCTATCGCGCCTCGCTGCTCAAGCGCTTTTCCAATCCGGCGCTGCATCACCGCACCTGGCAGATCGCGATGGACGGTTCGCAAAAGCTGCCGCAGCGTCTGCTCGGTGCGATGCAGGATCGCCTCGCCAAGAACCTGCCGATCGCGACGCACGCGCTCGCGGTCGCGGGCTGGATGCGCTACGTCACCGCGCTCGACGAGAAGGGCCGCACCATCGACGTGCGCGATCCGCTCGCCGCCGAGCTCGCGAGGTTGGCGCGCGAGGCCGGTCCCGTCGCCGAACGGCTCGCGCCCGCATTGCTCGGCGTCACACAAGTGTTCGGGCCGCTCGGTGCCGAGCCGCGCCTGCGCGAGGCCGTGACCGCGGCGCTCGGCCGTCTCTACAAGGAAGGCGCGCGGCGCGCGGTGGAGACGCTCGTCTCCGCCTGACCACAAAGCGGGCAATGCTGCACTGCGGTCCAATCGAACCCAAAGTCGAACGGAAGTTGCGCTTGATTTTTGCGTGCGGTTGCCGCACCCGAGAGGCATGGCAGAGGACAGCAAGGTCATCGCCGCGAACGCGGCCTTCTACGCCGCCTTTTCGACCGGCGATTTTGACGAGATGAAGCGGATGTGGGCGGATGACGACGCCATTTCCTGCATTCATCCCGGCTGGCCGGCGATCGTCGGCCACGACACCGTGATCGGCAGCTGGCGCGATATCCTAAAGAACCCCCGAACGTCCGCAGATCGTCTGCGCCGAGCCGCAGGCGATCGTCGACGGCGACAGTGCCCGCGTGCTCTGCATCGAGATCGTCGACGGCACTGCCTTGGCCGCCGCCAACCATTTTCGGCGCATCGGCGACGGCTGGCGCCTGGTGCATCACCAGTCGAGCCCGATCGCGCAGATTGTCGAGCAAGCCGAGGACGATAGAGCGAGCCACCGGGTGCACTGACCGCGGCGGCGTTCTACTGTGCATGGGGTTGTTTTGCGGCTTTTTGTTTGATGGCGAGCGCGACCATCGCTTGCACCGGGGAACCGCAATATCTTTTGCCGGACCGAAAAATCTCTTATGAGCGGGGACGCGCGGCTCGCGCGGACGGGAACTCCGACCTGCACGGGAGACGCATGCGGCTCTTCATCCTTGGCCTCGGCTATAGCGCCCGGCATTTCGTCCGCAAGTTCGGCGGCAGCTTCTCGCATGTCGCCGGCACGGTGCGCGATCCCGGAAAGCGGGACGATCTCGCCGGCATCGAGGTGCATGGCTTTTCCGGTGACCGTCCGGCTGACGAGACGGTCAACCGTGTCAGCGACGCGGATGTCGTCCTCGTATCAATCCCGCCGGGCAGCACCGGCGATCCCGCCATTGCGGCGTTCGGCCACGTGCTGGCGGCGGGCCGCCGCAAGGTCGTCTATCTCTCCACCATCGGCGTCTACGGCGATCACGCCGGCGGATGGGTCGACGAGAGCACGCCGCCCCAGTCCGCTCTCGACCGCGCGCGGATGCGGGTCGCGGCGGAGCAAGCCTGGACGGACATGGCGCAGGGCAATGTCGCGATCCTGCGGCTTGCCGGCATCTACGGCCCCGGCCGCAACGCGCTGGTGACACTGCGCGGCGGCACGGCGCGCCGCATCATCAAGCCAGGCCAGGTCTTCAACCGCATCCATGTCGACGATATCGCCAGCGCGATCATGGCCGCGGTCCAGCATCAGGGCAGCGGGACCTGGAACGTCTGCGACGACGAGCCCGCGCCGCCGCAGGACGTGATCGCCTATGCCGCGCAGCTGATGGGCGTTGCGCCGCCGGCCGAAGAAGCGTTCGCGACCGCCGAGATGTCGGCGATGGCGCGCAGCTTCTATTCCAGCAGCGCCCGCGTCTCCAACGCGAGATTGAAGCGCGAGCTCGGCGTCACGCTGGCCTATCCGACTTATCGGCATGGCCTCGATGCGCTGTGGCGCGATGGTGGGGTGAGAGCGTCGCGTTGAAATAGAACAGGGCGGCCGCTCGGGCCGCCCTCTTGAAATTCAGCGTCAGCTCAGCACGCCGTACTTCTTGAACCAGGCCTGCGCCCGCTTCCAGGCATCTTCCGCCGCCTCCTTGCGGTAGCTGCCGCGGTAGTCGGCATGGAAGCCGTGCGGCGCGTCCGGATAGATCTTGAATTCGGCCGTCTTCTTGTTCTGCTCGAGCGCCGCCTTGAGCTGCTCGACCTGGGCCACGGAAATGCCGGTATCGGCCCCGCCATAGAGGCCGAGCACCGGCGCCTTCATTTCGGGAGCGAGCTGCAGCGGGCTCTTCGGCCAGAGCGGATTGGGCGGATCGACTGGCGGACCGTAGAAGGCGACGCCGGCCTTGAGCGTGCCGTTATGAGCGGCATATTCCCAGACGGTCCGGCCGCCGCGGCAGAAGCCGATGATGCCGAGCTTCGCGGTGTCGCCGCCTTGCGATCCCGCCCACGCCACCGTCGCATCGAGATCGGACAGCAGCTCGGTATCCGGCTTCGAATTGACGATCGGCAGCAGCTCCTTGATGTCGGTGATCTTGGTGAGATCCTTCCCCTTGCGGAAATAATAGTCGGGCGCGACGGCGAAGGCGCTGAGCTTGGCGAGGCGACGCGTCACGTCCTTGATGTATTCGTGCAAGCCGAAAATCTCCATCGCGACGATGATCACCGGCGCCTTGGTGCTGCCCGCGGGCCGCGCGAAATAGGCGGGCATTTCCTCGGAGCCGACCTTGATCTTGGTATCGCCAGCCTGGAGGCCGCTGGTGTCCGTCGTGATCACCTCGGCGCGGACGGGACCTGCCGCAAGCGTGTAGCCGGCGGCGACCGCCGCGGTGGCGCTCATGAAGCCGCGTCGCGACACCGGAGGCGGCTTGATCAGCCCTATGACGTCGGATGTGATGGTGGTTTCGATACTCATCGCTTGTCCTTCCTGATGCCTTGCCTGGCATCTTGCCCTGGTATCTCGCACTGATCCTTCAGGCGACGCATTCGCCAATAATTGCCGGCGAAACGCAAATCACCAGCCTGCGAGCGCTCGCCGCGGCCAGGCTGGTTTTTCAGATTTGGCCCTGACGCTGTTTCACCGGCGCAGTCTCGGGGAGCAGGCTCATCGCGCCAAGCCCGACGATCGCCGCGAGCAGCAGGTACCAAGCCGGTGCCAGCGGGTCGCCGGTGACATGGAGCAGCCAGGTGACCACGAGCTGCGCGGTTCCGCCGAAGCTCGCAATCGCGAGTGCATAGACAGTGGCGAACACGCCGCCGCGGATGTGCTGGGGCAGCGCTTCGGTGAACGTCGCGTAGAACGCGGTGAATGGCAGTGAGCCGATGATTGAGAGCACACCGAAGCCGACCAGCAGCGACAGCGCGTCCGGCGAATGCACGATCCACAGGAAGACCGGATAGGTTAGCAGGAGCGTTGCGAGCTGCGGCCAGATCATGACCGGCTTGCGACCGAGGCGATCGGCGAGCCAGCCGCCGACCAGCGCGCCTGCGAACTGAATGCCGTTGCTAACGAGCGAGACGGCAAAAGCGAGTGTGGACGGGACATGCAGCGTATTCTGCGCATAGGTCGTCATATATTGCGTGACATAGGTCGAGATGGTGCCGCTGGCCAGGACCATCAGCGCCAGCGCGATCAGGCCGGTATGGCTGCGGACCTGCGAGAGGCGGCCCGTGCTTTCGTTCGCAGCGACCCCGGGTTCAGCCTGCGGGATCGTTTCCGGCAGGGTCCGGCGCATCCAGATGCCGAACGGCAGGCAGACCGCCCCGATCAGAAACGCCACCCGCCAGCCATAGGCGTCGAGCATCTCCGGCGCCATCGTCTTGCTGAGAATGACGCCGACGAGCGCGCCGGCCGTCGCGGCGATCTCCTGGCTCGCCGGCTGCCATGCGACCACCAGCGCCCGATGCTCCGGCGGGGCGATCTCGATCAGATAGGCGGTGGTCGGCCCGACCTCGCCACCGAGCGCGAAGCCCTGCACCATGCGGGCCGCGATCACGATGATCGGCGCCGCGAGCCCAATCGAATTGTACGACGGAGTGAACGTGATGGTCAGGATTGCCGCCCCCATCAGGGCAAAACTCAGCAGCATGGCGGGCCGCCGGCCGATCCGGTCGGAATAGATGCCGAGCACGATGCCGCCGATCGGCCGGGTCACGAAGCCGGCGCCGAAGGTCGCCAGCGACAGCATCAGACTGCCGTACTCGCTTCCGGTCGGGAAGAAGGCGTGGCCGATCTGGATGGCGAAGAAGCTGTAGGTGATGAAGTCGTAGAACTCGAGCATGTTGCCGACGGTAGCGGCCAAGGCCGCGCGCTTGACGCTGAAGGGCTTGGCGTGGAAGGGCCTAAATTGCTCGTTTCCCGATGACACTCTTGAATTCCCCGATCTGTTCGCCCGATTTAACCGCGCGGTCGCGTTGCGTCGCAACATCCATTAGAGGAAACGGAGCTACTCTGCACGAGCTTCGAGCGCACCCGCGACCGGCCCAAGATCGAGGAACACCTCGACCGCGCGCGCATCGCAAGCCAGGGTTGAAGCACCAGCGCGGGACCTGAGCGGTCGGCGAGACGATACTGGGCCAGTTGCGCGCAACTGCTTCTCCATCGTGGTTGCGAGGAGCGTCGCCCGCTCCCTTCGTCGTCGTTGCAGGCGCAGCGAAGCCATGACGGAGCAAGGGGCACTATCGCAATCTTCAAAATCGCATCTCAACTTGCAGACACGCTTTCGCGTCCTCGCGGCTCAATTCGCCCGAGCTTTGCTTGATCTCTTTAGTCTCTTGCCACCCTCTTGTCCGAGAGGGCGCAGGGAAGGCCGGGTGCTGACCTCGCACCCGCGGT
Protein-coding sequences here:
- a CDS encoding mannitol dehydrogenase family protein; the encoded protein is MRLDSKRLGRANLDRLPPAIRRPAYDRSRITPGIVHLGLGAFHRAHQAVVIDDCLAAGSSAWGIVGASLRSPDTRDALAPQDHLYTVAVRATEGTEHRVIGALLDSVVAREKPAALVERMADPAIRIVSLTVTEKGYCHRPQTGDLDERHPDIEHDLNNFDAPRSAPGFIVAALARRRAQGLSPFTMLCCDNLAANGHTVQRIVTQFAALRSKDLGKWIADNVAFPCTMVDRIVPETLEADRDAVAAALGLRDAWPVMTEPFTQWVVEDRFSAGRPDLAAAGVELVSDVKPFELMKLRLLNASHSALAYLGYLAGYETIADTMQDPHFARLAAQVMEEAAVTLTMPVGTDLAAYRASLLKRFSNPALHHRTWQIAMDGSQKLPQRLLGAMQDRLAKNLPIATHALAVAGWMRYVTALDEKGRTIDVRDPLAAELARLAREAGPVAERLAPALLGVTQVFGPLGAEPRLREAVTAALGRLYKEGARRAVETLVSA
- a CDS encoding SDR family oxidoreductase, translated to MRLFILGLGYSARHFVRKFGGSFSHVAGTVRDPGKRDDLAGIEVHGFSGDRPADETVNRVSDADVVLVSIPPGSTGDPAIAAFGHVLAAGRRKVVYLSTIGVYGDHAGGWVDESTPPQSALDRARMRVAAEQAWTDMAQGNVAILRLAGIYGPGRNALVTLRGGTARRIIKPGQVFNRIHVDDIASAIMAAVQHQGSGTWNVCDDEPAPPQDVIAYAAQLMGVAPPAEEAFATAEMSAMARSFYSSSARVSNARLKRELGVTLAYPTYRHGLDALWRDGGVRASR
- a CDS encoding dienelactone hydrolase family protein encodes the protein MSIETTITSDVIGLIKPPPVSRRGFMSATAAVAAGYTLAAGPVRAEVITTDTSGLQAGDTKIKVGSEEMPAYFARPAGSTKAPVIIVAMEIFGLHEYIKDVTRRLAKLSAFAVAPDYYFRKGKDLTKITDIKELLPIVNSKPDTELLSDLDATVAWAGSQGGDTAKLGIIGFCRGGRTVWEYAAHNGTLKAGVAFYGPPVDPPNPLWPKSPLQLAPEMKAPVLGLYGGADTGISVAQVEQLKAALEQNKKTAEFKIYPDAPHGFHADYRGSYRKEAAEDAWKRAQAWFKKYGVLS
- a CDS encoding MFS transporter, translated to MLEFYDFITYSFFAIQIGHAFFPTGSEYGSLMLSLATFGAGFVTRPIGGIVLGIYSDRIGRRPAMLLSFALMGAAILTITFTPSYNSIGLAAPIIVIAARMVQGFALGGEVGPTTAYLIEIAPPEHRALVVAWQPASQEIAATAGALVGVILSKTMAPEMLDAYGWRVAFLIGAVCLPFGIWMRRTLPETIPQAEPGVAANESTGRLSQVRSHTGLIALALMVLASGTISTYVTQYMTTYAQNTLHVPSTLAFAVSLVSNGIQFAGALVGGWLADRLGRKPVMIWPQLATLLLTYPVFLWIVHSPDALSLLVGFGVLSIIGSLPFTAFYATFTEALPQHIRGGVFATVYALAIASFGGTAQLVVTWLLHVTGDPLAPAWYLLLAAIVGLGAMSLLPETAPVKQRQGQI